The Brassica oleracea var. oleracea cultivar TO1000 chromosome C6, BOL, whole genome shotgun sequence genome includes a region encoding these proteins:
- the LOC106298311 gene encoding dirigent protein 20, translating to MAKLIFFLAVQILLLAVVSSTGDDGENFARTIDRKLLGLHKKEKLTHFKVYWHDILSGPNPTSIMIQPPVTNTSYFGAISMIDNALTARVPMNSTVLGQAQGFYAGAAQKELGFLMAMNFAFKTGKYNGSTITILGRNTALSEVREMPIVGGSGLFRFARGYVEARTKWINLKNGDATVEYSCYVLHY from the coding sequence ATGGCTAAGCTCATTTTCTTCTTAGCCGTACAAATCCTCCTCCTCGCTGTCGTTTCTTCCACCGGAGACGACGGAGAAAACTTTGCCAGAACCATAGATCGGAAGCTTCTCGGGCTCCACAAGAAAGAGAAGCTAACCCATTTCAAAGTCTATTGGCACGACATCTTAAGTGGTCCAAACCCAACCTCCATCATGATTCAACCACCAGTTACAAACACTTCCTACTTCGGAGCCATCTCCATGATCGATAACGCCTTGACGGCGAGAGTTCCGATGAACTCAACTGTCTTGGGCCAAGCTCAAGGCTTCTACGCGGGAGCGGCCCAAAAGGAGTTGGGTTTTCTAATGGCTATGAACTTTGCTTTTAAGACAGGGAAGTACAATGGAAGCACCATTACGATTCTTGGTCGGAATACGGCGTTGTCGGAGGTTAGAGAAATGCCAATTGTTGGAGGAAGTGGGCTTTTCCGATTTGCTAGAGGCTACGTTGAGGCTCGGACAAAGTGGATTAATCTCAAGAACGGCGATGCTACTGTTGAGTATAGCTGTTATGTTTTGCATTATTGA
- the LOC106298962 gene encoding uncharacterized protein LOC106298962, with the protein MSGDSVPPPPQPPKESFARRYKYVWPLLLTVNLAVGGYLFLTPKKKVIDSSSEEIAGKSGSASVTVEKPAPSAVVAEPVVVKAREPIPEMQQRELFKWILEEKRKVKPRNAEDKKKIDAEKAILKQFIGSKTIPTL; encoded by the exons ATGAGTGGTGACTCTGTTCCTCCTCCTCCTCAGCCTCCGAAGGAATCATTCGCTCGACGGTACAAATATGTCTGGCCTCTTCTCCTCACCGTTAATCTCGCCGTCGGAG GCTACCTTTTCTTGACGCCTAAGAAAAAGGTTATCGATTCTTCAAGTGAAGAGATTGCTGGTAAATCAGGTTCAGCTTCTGTTACCGTGGAAAAGCCTGCGCCTTCTGCAGTGGTTGCAGAGCCAGTGGTGGTCAAGGCACGTGAGCCTATACCGGAGATGCAACAACGTGAGCTCTTCAAATGGATCTTGGAGGAGAAAAGAAAAGTGAAACCGAGAAATGCGGAAGATAAGAAAAAGATTGATGCAGAAAAAGCCATTCTGAAACAATTCATTGGATCCAAAACCATTCCTACTCTATGA
- the LOC106298613 gene encoding PRA1 family protein F2-like, with amino-acid sequence MTNYGAIPTSSHPSPPVDLEYISHVKHRLKAGLATRRPWRSMFDLESMTLPHGFFDAISRMKTNLVYFRANYAIAVLFMLFVSLLYHPTSLLVLAILVVFWIFLYFLRDEPLVVFGHLVDDRTVMISLSVLTIVMLLFTHATGNILGSLLTTVLLVLIHAAIRRSDNLYSDEEAAAATETSGLTSYPSS; translated from the coding sequence ATGACGAACTACGGCGCGATTCCGACGTCGTCTCATCCATCTCCGCCGGTGGATCTCGAGTACATCTCACACGTCAAGCACCGACTCAAAGCAGGTCTAGCCACGCGCCGCCCATGGAGGTCGATGTTCGATCTCGAATCAATGACTCTCCCTCACGGTTTCTTCGACGCGATCTCGAGAATGAAGACGAATCTCGTCTACTTCAGAGCAAACTACGCCATCGCCGTCCTCTTCATGCTCTTCGTAAGCCTTCTCTACCACCCGACCTCGCTCCTCGTCTTAGCCATCTTGGTCGTCTTCTGGATCTTCCTCTACTTCCTCCGCGACGAGCCTCTCGTGGTCTTCGGTCACCTGGTGGACGATCGGACGGTCATGATCTCTCTCTCGGTGTTGACCATCGTTATGCTTTTGTTCACCCACGCGACGGGGAATATTCTCGGATCGCTGTTGACCACCGTCTTGTTGGTTCTGATCCACGCGGCGATTAGGAGGAGTGATAATTTGTACTCCGATGAGGAAGCTGCGGCGGCGACTGAAACTTCAGGGCTGACGTCATACCCTTCCTCGTGA
- the LOC106297547 gene encoding glutathione S-transferase T3-like — protein MAIDMFCGKRHEEESSNKGLQLLLRIAAYYAASPKVAPGEEREGSHCKQRWHKINDLVSKFSGAYEAATREKTSSQNETDVLKHAHEIYYNNYKKKFTLEHAWKELRNDQKWCANESSNKRRKFDDGSYSASESVKENDSAVDDDGTTRPPGVKAAKARGKKKPVGEGKEFYEFQTMWSIKKVDLDTKERLGKMKLLDSLIAKRGALASLVSFKRVALASLGLFVVVLYHGHD, from the exons ATGGCTATTGATATGTTCTGTGGAAAGAGACATGAAGAAGAATCATCAAACAAAGGTCTTCAATTGCTTCTCAG GATTGCAGCATACTATGCAGCCAGTCCGAAGGTTGCACCCGGTGAAGAGAGAGAAGGAAGCCACTGCAAGCAACGTTGGCACAAGATCAATGATCTTGTGTCCAAGTTTAGTGGAGCGTACGAAGCTGCAACAAGAGAGAAGACAAGCAGCCAAAATGAGACTGATGTTCTGAAACATGCTCACGAGATCTACTACAACAACTATAAGAAGAAGTTTACACTTGAGCATGCGTGGAAGGAGCTTCGGAATGACCAGAAATGGTGTGCCAATGAAAGCAGCAACAAAAGGAGGAAGTTTGATGATGGGTCTTATTCAGCAAGCGAGTCTGTAAAAGAAAATGATTCTGCTGTAGATGATGACGGAACGACCCGTCCCCCTGGTGTTAAGGCAGCAAAAGCCCGGGGGAAAAAGAAGCCGGTGGGTGAGGGGAAGGAGTTCTATGAATTCCAGACGATGTGGAGCATCAAGAAGGTGGATTTGGATACAAAGGAGAGGCTTGGGAAGATGAAACTACTTGACAGTCTGATTGCAAA GCGTGGAGCATTGGCGTCACTTGTTTCTTTCAAGCGTGTAGCATTGGCGTCACTT GGACTGTTTGTTGTTGTGTTGTATCACGGACATGACTAA
- the LOC106301045 gene encoding uncharacterized protein LOC106301045, which produces MSGSYHDPRVFSPERLLEDLHVQTVEIQRLFNDNHRLAEHRVLLERELGSAKEELHRMNLAVSELRAEYDLQSRDFSERMQDDARAMESYKEELHRMNLVISDLRADKEEAAQLRGEVQKLNDIKRELSGDVEILRKDLVKLQSDNMQIPGLRAEVQDLKKELMHARGAIEYEKKEKFELMEHRQAMENNMVSMARDVEKLRAELAAVDSRPWGYGGSYGMNFNHMNGSFRGSYGEHDGFLMPTERRVDLQTQPRNTGNQTASNRAEAAEILECTRSVGQSQNGANGQTKVPVGDTAAVSAAVLHGLKELFGPLLQQNSAGGLASRATAVLQVQGGAGQEGPSPLVPATAPIPSYWDALRRMRDLGTETFGGGGDRVAADNWWQMLERNFEFSMCPVEYRKELAAHYLREEAHIWWENVVQGTPEGYVLNWYDFKDEFARRYFLEEAIDQMDKDFAELRQGTRTVREYEQEFHRLRKFVSRYVDEREHIEKFLRGLRVDIKNRCQMRRYVTMVDLVETAVLMERNIGVEVKQARASQAPKGTLKRTWDDQAADSGTEQTSMSGQRGRKHVRPCKTKGCYGCGRMGHIKRNCPELLGDSAHVESKRR; this is translated from the exons ATGTCAGGAAGTTATCATGATCCACGCGTTTTCTCTCCGGAGAGACTGTTGGAAGATCTTCATGTACAGACCGTTGAAATCCAAAGGCTTTTTAATGATAATCACAGACTAGCTGAGCACCGAGTGCTTCTGGAGCGAGAACTCGGCTCTGCCAAGGAAGAGCTTCACCGAATGAATCTCGCTGTTTCTGAACTTCGTGCTGAATATGATCTGCAGTCGAGGGACTTCAGTGAGAGAATGCAGGACGATGCTCGTGCTATGGAGTCTTACAAGGAAGAGCTTCACCGGATGAACCTGGTCATTTCTGATCTCCGTGCTGACAAAGAAGAGGCTGCACAGTTGCGCGGTGAAGTTCAGAAGCTAAATGACATTAAACGTGAACTTAGTGGAGATGTTGAGATACTTAGGAAAGATTTGGTCAAATTGCAATCAGATAACATGCAGATTCCGGGTTTGAGAGCTGAGGTTCAGGACCTGAAGAAGGAGCTTATGCACGCTAG AGGTGCTATTGAGTATGAGAAGAAGGAAAAGTTTGAGCTTATGGAGCACCGGCAAGCTATGGAAAATAACATGGTTTCAATGGCACGTGATGTTGAAAAGCTACGAGCAGAGCTTGCTGCTGTTGATAGTAGGCCTTGGGGCTATG GTGGATCATATGGGATGAATTTCAACCATATGAATGGTAGCTTCCGTGGTTCTTATGGAGAACATGATGGTTTTCTG ATGCCGACCGAGAGAAGAGTGGACCTTCAGACCCAACCAAGAAACACTGGAAACCAAACCGCATCCAACCGAGCTGAGGCAGCAGAGATACTCGAGTGCACACGCAGCGTGGGGCAGTCGCAGAATGGTGCGAATGGTCAAACAAAGGTTCCCGTGGGAGACACTGCGGCAGTAAGTGCAGCCGTCTTGCATGGACTCAAGGAGCTGTTTGGGCCGTTGCTGCAACAGAACTCCGCAGGGGGACTGGCCTCTCGAGCCACAGCGGTTCTGCAAGTACAAGGAGGTGCCGGTCAGGAAGGGCCTTCTCCGCTTGTACCAGCAACCGCGCCAATACCCTCGTACTGGGACGCATTAAGACGGATGAGGGACTTGGGTACTGAGACCTTCGGTGGGGGTGGTGACCGGGTCGCCGCAGACAACTGGTGGCAAATGCTGGAAAGGAACTTCGAGTTCAGCATGTGCCCAGTGGAGTACCGAAAGGAATTAGCAGCCCATTACTTGAGGGAAGAAGCTCATATCTGGTGGGAAAATGTGGTTCAAGGAACCCCCGAAGGGTATGTGCTCAACTGGTACGACTTCAAGGATGAATTCGCCAGGAGATACTTTCTGGAGGAAGCCATCGATCAGATGGATAAAGACTTCGCAGAGCTGCGTCAGGGAACTAGAACTGTGAGGGAGTACGAGCAGGAGTTCCATCGTTTGAGAAAGTTTGTAAGCAGGTACGTTGATGAGAGGGAACACATAGAAAAGTTCCTGAGGGGCTTGCGGGTTGACATTAAGAATAGATGCCAAATGCGGAGGTATGTGACCATGGTCGACCTGGTGGAGACGGCAGTCTTGATGGAGAGAAACATTGGCGTGGAGGTTAAGCAAGCTAGAGCATCCCAAGCACCAAAGGGAACTCTGAAACGGACATGGGACGACCAGGCGGCAGACTCAGGAACGGAGCAGACATCCATGTCCGGACAGCGTGGGCGGAAACACGTTCGACCATGCAAAACTAAGGGATGTTATGGATGTGGTCGTATGGGGCATATTAAGCGGAATTGCCCGGAGTTACTTGGAGACTCAGCTCACGTAGAGAGCAAAAGACGTTGA